GCTGTGGTACATATCTTGAACCACCAGAAACTCCAGACGCCCCAGCACGTCGAGCAACTGGCTCTGATTGATCCACGAGTGGGCCGGATTGGTGGCGATGACCCACAGCCCTTTGATTTTGCCCGAGAGGATTCCCTCGATGATTTCGTGATAGGCCCAACTGTTCCGCTGCGGAATCCGGGCGGCGTCGATGCCGAGCAGCCGGGCCACCTTCTCGCGGTGTTCGGCATTGGTGAAATCGTGGCCGCCCAGCAGGTTGGTCGTGTTGCTGAACAGCCGCGACCCCATGGCATTGCACTGGCCGGTGATGGAGTTGGCCCCCGTGCCCGGACGGCCGAGATTGCCGGTCAACAGGGCCAGATTGATCAGGCTTTGAGCGGTCCGCACTCCCTGGTGGCTTTGGTTCACTCCCATCGTCCACCAGAACGAGACACGTTTGCCTTCATGGATGGCACGGGCAACCTGGTGAATCGACTCAACGCTGAGTCCCGTCGCCGCGGCCACTCGCTCCGGCGGATAGTCGGCCACATGAGCGGCGAAGGCGTCGAAGCCGACTGTGTGCGCGTCGATATAGGGGCGATCGATCCAGCCTTCGGCAATCAGGATGTGCGCCAGTCCGTAGAACAACTCCAAATCACTCTTGGGCTTTAACGCCAGGTGCTGAGTGGCCCGCATCGCCGTTTCCGTCCGCCGTGGATCGACGACGATGATTTCCGGGCGGTGCGGATTGCGCATCACGCGCTGCCACATAATCGGGTGGGCGATGCAGACGTTGGCGCCCACAAACACCAGCACGTCGGATTCTTCAAGGTCCTGGTAGGTGTAAGGCGGGGCATCGAAACCGAACGACTCCTTATAGGCCACCACAGCGCTGGCCATGCACTGTCGCGTGTTGCCGTCGCCGTGAACGAGGCCCATGCCGAATTTGGCCACAGCACCCAACAGCGCCATTTCCTCGGTGGTGATCTGGCCGGTGCTGAGAAACGCCACCGACTCAGGACCATGCTCGCCGAGAATCGCTTTGAAGTGAGCGACGAAGGCGCCGATCGCCGTTTGCCAATCGGTCGGCTCCAGTTTGCCGCGGCTGCTTTTCAACAGCGGCGAAACGGCCCGATCGCCACTGTCGAGCACATTCAAGCTTTCCCACCCCTTGGGGCAAGCCATGCCGCGATTCACCGGATAGTCGGTCGCCGGCGTGAGGCCGATCGCCTCGCCGCCGCGCAAGTGGATGTTCAGGCCACAGCCGGTCGAACAAAAGCCGCAGACCGTGGTCGTGGTGGCGTCGGGCGCGCTCCGCGCCGGGACTCGGCCCAGGCCGAAGCCGCCGGGCGCCAGCAGCATTTGGCGAGTGAGATCGCCGTCTCGCTGAAGCAGCAGTTTCGACAGCGGTTGCATCATCCGCCGACTCCTCCCGGCATCTTGGGTTGGGCGACGGCGGCAAAGAACAGATACCGTTCGAGCAATTCACCGGCCAAGCAGGCAACGAACAGGGTACTCGCCACGAGACCCGTAAAAAGGTCGCCGGGCTGGCCCGAGGGCGGTGCGCCGATCTGGAGCAACAGGCCCGGTAGTGCGATGCCGCCTACAAAACCGCAAATGAACCGCGATTTTGTGACGGCGGCGAGTTCTCCCAGCATCAAGAGGGCCGAGCGCCGCAACGGCGAAGCCTGCTTCTGACGCACATGCCGGAAGATCGAAGCCTCCACCAGGAGTTTGACCGCCATCGACGCGGTCAGCACCACGCACACCTGCCGGCCGTAGTCCGCCATCAGCGCGCCCCCGCGAATCGCCTCGATGCTAGCGGCGTTGATGTAAGACGTCGACAGGGCGGTGGCGGCGCCCAGGGTTGACATGGTCAGCAAAAACTTGGCACTCGTGGCGGCAGCGTTCCAAAACGCGCGACGCGTGACAGCGTAAACCATGACCGAGCAGAACACGCCCGCTAAACCGAGACCCACGACCGCGAACGCGAGCAGCGTGTCGCCGGCGCTGGC
This genomic stretch from Pirellulales bacterium harbors:
- a CDS encoding nitrate reductase: MMQPLSKLLLQRDGDLTRQMLLAPGGFGLGRVPARSAPDATTTTVCGFCSTGCGLNIHLRGGEAIGLTPATDYPVNRGMACPKGWESLNVLDSGDRAVSPLLKSSRGKLEPTDWQTAIGAFVAHFKAILGEHGPESVAFLSTGQITTEEMALLGAVAKFGMGLVHGDGNTRQCMASAVVAYKESFGFDAPPYTYQDLEESDVLVFVGANVCIAHPIMWQRVMRNPHRPEIIVVDPRRTETAMRATQHLALKPKSDLELFYGLAHILIAEGWIDRPYIDAHTVGFDAFAAHVADYPPERVAAATGLSVESIHQVARAIHEGKRVSFWWTMGVNQSHQGVRTAQSLINLALLTGNLGRPGTGANSITGQCNAMGSRLFSNTTNLLGGHDFTNAEHREKVARLLGIDAARIPQRNSWAYHEIIEGILSGKIKGLWVIATNPAHSWINQSQLLDVLGRLEFLVVQDMYHSTETAQLADLFLPAAGWGEKKGTFINSERRIGLTKKVARAPGLALADFSIFHLIGQAWGCGAMFERWTSPEEVFQILKELSRGQPCDFTGIDGYEMLDERGGVQWPYSQHPGWDQRACERRPTEGNAPRSGSERRLFTDGRFYHADGRARFIFESPRPLREPTNQRYPLTLLTGRGSVAQWHTQTRTSKSAVLRKLYPNDVYLEIHPADARSYGIQPSEWVYVESQRGRIEARAFVTRCVPAGQVFIPMHYATVNQLTHAVFDPYSKQPAYKACAVRVRKRGVVVSG